From the Leptolyngbya sp. O-77 genome, one window contains:
- a CDS encoding DUF4278 domain-containing protein translates to MNLSYRGIKYEANVPAVATVSGKVIGKYRGVELHAQVKKEQ, encoded by the coding sequence ATGAACCTCTCCTATCGCGGTATCAAATACGAAGCCAACGTTCCCGCCGTCGCCACAGTTTCGGGGAAAGTGATTGGTAAGTACCGTGGGGTTGAGCTACACGCTCAGGTTAAGAAAGAGCAGTAG
- a CDS encoding MoaD/ThiS family protein, translating into MSDPTVTVTIKLFAAYQEAYGMPELVLALPQGATVAEVCDRLLQEHPELDQWRSLTRFGVNYQFVAPDWVLQDGDEVVLIPPVSGG; encoded by the coding sequence GTGTCTGACCCAACAGTGACCGTGACCATCAAGCTATTTGCCGCCTACCAAGAAGCCTACGGTATGCCAGAGCTAGTGCTGGCGCTGCCGCAGGGGGCAACTGTCGCTGAGGTATGCGATCGCCTGTTGCAGGAGCATCCCGAACTGGATCAGTGGCGCTCGCTCACTCGCTTTGGCGTGAACTATCAGTTCGTAGCGCCGGACTGGGTGCTGCAAGACGGCGACGAAGTGGTTCTGATTCCCCCCGTCAGCGGTGGCTAA
- a CDS encoding Crp/Fnr family transcriptional regulator, whose translation MYSVSSQADSSRPFLTWQRILDWAQEHYRTRTFAKDEKIPARPGLLYLVQRGAVRLVGEAQVSANGNSSRLPRINSEEAFLGFVGAGQPFEIVAQSPFTLQAFAHVEQTSVIWLYWHDLDNWPHFRREVLDAFRLQHQRKLLWLSTLGQRRTIDRLLGFITLLVEEFGEPSDDTYYLPWSLTHAQIGSAIGSTRVTVTRLMGKLRQRGLIRTYGDNLIAIPAESTMLQKRNSAS comes from the coding sequence ATGTATTCTGTGTCTTCTCAGGCTGACTCTTCTAGACCGTTTTTGACATGGCAGCGGATTTTAGACTGGGCCCAAGAGCATTACCGCACCCGTACCTTTGCGAAGGATGAAAAGATTCCGGCACGTCCTGGGCTGCTGTATCTGGTACAGCGAGGCGCGGTGCGGCTGGTGGGTGAGGCGCAGGTGAGCGCCAACGGCAATTCCTCTCGCCTGCCGCGGATTAATTCCGAAGAGGCGTTTTTGGGCTTTGTCGGGGCAGGGCAGCCGTTTGAAATCGTAGCCCAGTCCCCGTTTACGCTCCAGGCATTTGCCCATGTCGAGCAGACCTCGGTGATCTGGCTCTATTGGCATGATCTCGACAACTGGCCGCACTTCCGTCGGGAAGTTTTAGACGCATTTCGCTTGCAACATCAGCGCAAGCTGCTGTGGCTGAGTACGCTGGGGCAGCGCCGCACGATCGACCGGCTGCTGGGGTTCATCACCCTGCTGGTAGAAGAGTTTGGTGAACCCAGCGACGATACCTACTATTTGCCCTGGTCGTTGACCCATGCCCAAATCGGCAGCGCCATCGGCTCGACTCGCGTCACGGTGACGCGCCTGATGGGCAAGCTGCGACAGCGCGGGCTGATTCGCACCTATGGCGACAACCTGATTGCGATCCCCGCCGAATCGACCATGCTGCAAAAGCGCAACAGCGCTTCCTAG